The nucleotide sequence ctgCTCGGCATCAACTGTCACGATCCACTGTGTTGTTTCCAgatttctaagaaaaaataatctcGATGAAACAATTCCAGCTTGGATGAATGCTTCTTCATAAGTGTAAGTGCCTTTTACATTAATATATTACTTTTCGGTTCTAAGTTCAGACATTACTAGCAGCTCCTAGGACATTTATCTTGTTAAGCTGTTAGCCGGTTACgacataaaatccataaacttgtaTCCTTATCAAGCTAAGAGAAGCAAAAGTCATGCTTCTCTCACTAGGCGCAATCTTCACTTTCATAGAATTTGCAATCGCAAACGCATTTTCCATGTCTCCCGCATTAGTTGAGGGAACGGGTTGTTGTTGCCTCTCATGGTTTTAGAGCAAACATTTCTTTTTCTGTActgttttttactcttttatccaTTACTTGAGAATAATATTTGTTCAGAAGTATTATAATTCAGTTGTCATAAACATCATGGCATTTAATTCTTCCAATTGAAGTTTGATTTAACATGATTTTCTGTGCCGACTTTctcttttcattaatttctacAACGTATTTTTGCACTCACTCGTCCAAGTCAAAGTGCAGGGATGTTTCTGAAGCCTTTTCATAAATGTGAGCATTAGCCCTGGAAAGACGCTAAACCCTGACTTGTGAGGGTGATTTTTATATATCTTGAAAAATCTTATTTGTGTGCTTCTTAGCTATGTTTCTTGGACTCTCCAAAACTTTTACGGCACCCGTGTTAGACTCCAAAATGCTACTTTTGGAGTATCTGACACAACCATTGACATTTTTTAAGAGTCAAAGCAACACAGCTTCTTAGTagcttttctatttttgattccAATGATATTGCCCTTTCCCAGGAATCTGTTCAAGTGCTGCTCTGATGAAATGGATGAGTAAGCTCTTCCACCTGTATCTCCAAAGAAATAATTTGGTCTTGTCAGAAAATTGGTTTGACTTTGATACTTTGTGAGTCTATTTATGTACGCATATACATACACAAGATTTTTGGCTCTTTCTGCAGTCTCGTGTATTTTGTTCAAAAGTAGTTGTTGCTATGTTGTTTACCATATGACTGAACAATTTGGTATGCAATTTTCATGTTGCAGTGCTACCATGGAATGTGTAGGATGTGAGAAATGTCGACTATGGGGAAAGCTCCAGGTTCTTGGCCTTGAAACTGCTCTAAAGATTCTCTTCTCAGTTGATGGTGTATATCGGCATGATCAACATGTGAGTTTTCTTTTGTATTCCGCCAGCAGACCTCTCTCTATCTGGAACAAATATGTGGTATTCACGGCTAGCTATGTTTCTAAGTCTCTCTCTCGTCTTATGTAGGGGATAATAGTATGGGCTAGAACTTCCTTGTCAGCCTTGGCCAGTTTCAGTTTGCGCTCCAACTTGTGTAACAGCCACACCTCCTAAAGGTTGCAATATCATCAAGTGGCTTTTTCTAATTGTTTGTTCATTTTAAATGTGTAGGAATAATGCGGGTGATCAAATTTGATTGGTGGCCATTACGAGTCAACTCGATCTAGATTGAAGCGAATGATGAagagattttgaactattctgataTATGTTTAAATTCATTTGGTTTTGTGTGGAACAAAGTACAACTCTTTAAAATGTTATTTTAATTAGTATGTGTAGTAAAAGATGTTTTTTATTGAAGTTCATAGCAAATCTATgcatttgaattatttattagCTAATTCGTGCATgagattatacatatatatggaatGTGATTAGTGATGTATACATTtgaaccaaaataattattttttaggcCTAAAGTTATTTTTGTAAAATGTTTTTAGACAATATTGCCACACTTCAAAAGTGTGGCTTATTAATTAAATTGTGGCATGTAACCTAAAATATGCTTATACTTTACAAGTGTTGTCATAGAAGATGTATAAAAGACTACGATTTTGAAGTGTGGCCAGTAATAAAGAAAAAGTCGCGTTTTTAAAGTGTTGTTATAGAGGTGTTATACAAGGCTACGCTTGCAAAGCGTGCCCAATAACAAAGTAAAGACAACATTTAAAAATGTAGCTTTAtatgataaaagtgttgttaatGACAAGCTGCAAAGAGTGACCTTTGCAACCTTTATACATTAATGGTCACGCTTTTTAAAAGTAGTTGAAATGACAACACTTGAAAagtgtggcctttgatcaaaggttacGCCTCTTTAGGCCACCCCCAAAAAATGTTGTTTAAAGTCTAAAAGtgtagcctttgatcaaaggctacaCTTTTTGCTATTTTAGGCCACACTTTACAAGAGTGCACTTAGGCCAAAAATATTGTAGTGTATGTTGGTCAATGAAGTTTGTTCAAGGGTACACTCTTGAGATGTAAGCGATCGTCGTtaatatagtaacccaatgagGCTGTCTAAATTTGAAATTAGACACCTCTCTCTCATGAGGCTGAGTGTGGTTAGTTCTCTTCTGGGGAGCTCTGAAAGGACTGGTCGGGACTAGAGGTACCCTCAGAGTAGGAACAGGTTCTGGGGTGTGTGCTCTATTACGAGACCGCATCCTATGGGTGGGGcggacttcatcatcctgagtatCCTGATTGTTGGAGCGACGAGGAGGCGTGACTGtcctttttataaaatataagagATCACTTGATTAGGGGACAGATTTGACTCCAAAGCATGAATtaaatcacaaagaggggaaacattagtaaatgcctagtagcctccggCTTGTAAGTGTGgaacgctacacacccataaacaagactacCATATGTGATTTTGTAgataccttgggaccatgaactgtgctctgataccaagtttatcacgacccaaaccgaggccctgaccgtgacggacatcccaaactatgaaggctcgaatgtcctactctatctggtaatcatgcacaatattcatataattaaaaaaatgtagaaatataatttaatgtggaaacatggtcaacacTCTTGGTTCaatttaacaataaggaatgaaatctgaaattaactaaacaacatctggaacagtctgcgaagtatctactacataaaaatctgacaactgtctgaaaactgagACAAGGCTCCCAGTAGACCCAaactgtaatagatgacataatctgaaagaacaggccttctggaatagagaaggctcaccactgcacaatctgatctgctatctgaattatctactgcttatttgGATCGCTAGAttaagcctcagaacctgagaggtagaggggtcaatatagatgtactggtacgcagagcaaatccaaaataataatttgtattcaacatatatgagagcaatttaaagcagttcataaacatatcatatagtaagaatcaCATGGATATTTTAAAAGATTCTGTGAAACATCTAAAATCTATGACACTCTTTGTcatacttctgcgctaggtggtgtaccctacaatctgtaatcccacaggctatatgggatATGCCATTAATTCGACAGCCAATCCCCATACCTAAATGTGcccaagggtcggagtctctgaatctactacaccACACGatcgtcgccagcgtacaataatgatctacccgtatcggcaaatacggtttcaggctaagagttaaTTGAACTCATGCcgtcttcgggtaaccacctaactctctttatgtttatttttagttctttaaatatgcatgctctgaaaacatactctgaaaacatactctgaaaacatattctgttatggcatacatacttatggtatcgtcataccattaacttgaaagtcacatctctgagcgaTTGTTAgtttattataatctttgttttcaaaacataaagtctAGGACCACCATATCGATAAATCAGTTTGAAGAACCCTTTCTTTAAatacacatgtatgcaactctctttgacaacatttcaatgttacaaggtggtcatgtcaaaaatTTTTAATCCTATGCAAATCCTTCTCTCTTTAACAAAACACATTTATGTCAAGAAactctctctcaaaatctctaaatcatgctcaaaatactatggtatttgagtaaactattttcaatccataaatcatgcatttcaaatccttcacagTAATATCATAAACTTAAAGTTATCACAAGAGAGAGATTTAATaagttgtgctctcaaacaatcttcaatctaaatcttcatacatatacatatacatgtaaatcaatttaaagggGGAAAAGGCCAAAAGACCAAATCAACAGTACAATTAAACATCcataatgtataataaaatcatgtatttcaaaactcattttctaaattcatgcttgataatctttaaatcatgttctagtgcttacaagcccatgtagtttttaggataaaccccgcgtaccttagattatgaactttggatgaacacttgcttttgggactctatttgtgcttttgatggatgattcttgaagatcttagtttggggattctaattcttgaatcaattttggaatttaatggtgaaattttgagggatcttgaATCTTAGGTTGAGGCCCTAGGGTTTGGTTCTTGCGAGGATTTGAGAGAAAGGAGTGTATTTTTGGTAAAATAGAGGTTGAATTCAGTATTTATGGAGTTATGGCGTgaagaaaaaataccaaaatacccctctgaAAGTGTTTAGGAAATGCTGAATTTTAAAGGTGACGACCTtggctgataagttgtcacatatgtgataacttatcacaccaGGTCGTCACTTAGAGGCTAATTTTTGTGAGTTACTGCCTTGGGCTGACGACATGGATGATAggtcgtcacatatgtgataacttattagGTCAGGTCGTCATTTGTCGATAGACagatatgctgaagtaaaatgggtataactttttgctccgatcttagatttgggagaaattggtatcgttggaaagataattcgaagagctttcatttgatataataGGCCACCCATTTATCCATATACAAGGAATTATGGTCGATTGAAATtgatccaagttttgacgctcactaaaacttgaacgataggaaagctttcaactagtccttgagttaagggacctctatgatcttgaCTCATGCCCAAatagattcacacactacatagatgattaacacactatattttcattggatttatggattttggaacatCTTCTCATAGGAAAGACggtttacgttctagcccaaATTACGGgtcgttacattatcccctccttgggatcattcgtcctcgaatgaagactcGGGACATATCAAGCATGATTTCCAGGgctaaatgaaagaaaaaggagCAGTATAGGATTTTTACCTTCTAATTCATCTTCCATGTCCTTGAAAAGAGTTCGATGCCTCACACgcatatcatcttctgattcccaagtagcctcctctgctttttgattcctccacatcaccttaaccgaagctatctccttactcctcaactttctcacttgatgatctaagattgcagtaggttcctcttcatatgctaaggagtctatcactttgatttcttctacaggcaacactagggaatgatctcctatacacttcttcaacatggaaacatgaaataccggatggacagaacccaaacttgtaagaaactctaactcatacgcaactcgaccaatccttctcaaaatttgatatggccATATATAGagaggactcaacttaccttttTTCCTGAAatgcataactcccttcataggagagactttgagaaacacccaatcaccaacctcaaattctaaatcccttctcctaacatcggcatagAACTTCTGTCGACTCTAGGCTGTCTTAAGCCGTTATCTAATGATTTTTACATCCTCCATCACCTGATGAACAAGGTCAAGTCCAAACAACCGTGTCTCACCTACTTCGTACCACCCTataggtgacctacatcttcttccatacaatgcttcaaaaggggccatcttaatactggcatggtagctattattttaagcaaactctatcaatcgCAAGTGATCCCCCCagctacctttgaagtcaattacacaagccctcaacatattctcaagggtctgaatggtgcggtCAGCTttcccatcagtctgagggtggaaataagtacttaggtttacttgggtacctaaacctttctgaaatgacctccaaaactatgaagaaaaTTACGTACCTCGATAAGATATAATGGATACAGGTGCCCCATGAAActgaactatctcctcaatgtacagcttagcataatcatctcccaaatAGTTAGTTCTAATAGGCAGAAAATGGGCTGACTTAGTCATCcgatcaacaatcacccaaattcaatcatactggtttcgagaCCTCGGATGTccgataatgaaatctatattgattattTCCTACTTCCACAGGGGTAAAGCTATATCTTGGGAAGTACCACTAGGGCTCatatgctctaccttaacttgttgacagttcaaacacttgacaacatagttagccacatcgcGCTTCATaatattccaccaataaatggttttcagctcatgatacatcttggtagagcctgggtgaacaacatgcctcgaagtgtgagcttcatcaaggattcacTTCCacagaccatctacatctggcacacacaatctaccctgatatctcaaaataccatcaccaccaatttcaaaggacatcaccttctgttgatcCACATCTTtattgatctgcatcaagatgggatcttcgatctacttctctttaacttccacacaaagggatgatttagctatctcGTGAACAACTacccctccatcttcagaatctaagagtcgtACTTCAAGATTTGTGAGTcggtaaatatccttcactatctctattttcccttcttcaacatgagaaaggctgcccattgacaactgtaacaccctgcattttagGCTAGAACAAAAACCATCTTTTTTACGTGTAGATGTTTCAAAATCCATATATCCTAtccaaatttggtatgttaatcaattatttagtgtgggaacctatttaagcatgaattgagatcatagagatcccttaaatcaaggtcaagttgaaagctttcctatcgttcgagttttagtgagcgtcgaaacttgagtcgaattcaattgatcataactctttgtatatgacTAAATGGGTGGGCTACtacatatcaaatgaaatctcttcaaattatctttccaaagatatcaatttctcctaaatccgatatcggaacaaaaagttatgcccattttactccagcatgttagcctggaaaactgagtgacaacatttctgataacttatcacatttctgatgacttatcagcaaatgtcgtcagccttaggcaggaACCCATAAATTTCAGccccaagtgacgacatttgtgatgacttatcacaagtctgacggcttatcacaaatgtcgtcagtcaTAGGTAGAAACCCATAAAATCCAACTCccaagtgatgacatttttgacgacttatcacaagtctgacggcttattaGCCTTGATCGTCAGTCGAGATTTTCAGCAATTAGAAAGTGGTTTagtaaaggtattttggtctttttccttcacttcccacgacttataaccctcaaggaacgtatttttcttctattctctttagttaaacatctcaaaattctctacaCACCTTCAACCACgaggttagggtttcttccaagatCAAGCCCCAAGACCAAGAATTCAAGAACTTCTCCAAGAATACTAAAGAATCAAGCACCACCATCCTAGAACTTTCAAGAAAACCTTCAAGAAAAACTCTTAAGGCTTCAAAAGTCATCTTGTTCTACCAAATCAAGCTAAATAAGGtatatgggttttgaacaagaacaccctttcgttcttgtgcccaaaatttttagtttttcttaaagaatttcgtattttaaagatgaattcatattattttgctatatttcaagtttatgagattatggaattgttcaagtcttgaatttcatgattatcttatttaattatgatataaattgagagttcatgacataaatattgatatcatattttcaagaatttccaagatttgttgtcgtgaattgagccttattgtgaaattgtgagtcTTTGAGGATGACTTATTGATACTTTTTAAAGTGTTACAAGAAGagtacatatatttctatgttattgagactttaaagcttattcatgataagtctatcaagatttcccGAAAGAAGTGAGGTTTGATcttaagttaagaaagaaatccacatccttgattttgagataaaggggatgcGTTTTGGCTCCCATTgcatattattaaaatattttaaggtgaattttataaagttctgagctaactaaggaagtagtatttagcaccgagttgggatTGATTCCGAGGtgtcatgccccagaactacgtgcccccataggtttctGATATACCCCAagtaggttaagatagtgatcactaaagttaaggttctatccgatagcaaggatagaacagctctccccaacgtgggtaatacgttggactccatgtagctcacatgatttatgtcgattagaagaaactcccaaagataTCCCCCATTCTtgaaatagttttattgatttaaagtattgagataaagagtttactatacagaatgagtttcagatttcatcTAGCTTATAAGTTTTAAGAATAAGTAGAAAATTTAGATTTTAGAAGCAAGTTAAATGACCCACGAGATttatacatgtttcattattcatgatttatgagatttatatttcagatattattcaagctatatacgtcatttatgtcagcatgcataatcttataaactatgatgatattgagatattgtttacttattgcattgcacccccatatactcagtatattcccaaagtgctgatccatatatacgtctatgtgctacattgtctcataatgtaggtacaagacttagtatgcacattcagattcagtcagctcgcagcatccagtcagcaggtgatgaatccttttgattcagggGTTTGAGCCAGATAAATAGTTTGAGGagttttttattttcctatttcagtcgtattgagttgggatagttaggagtcatgacccggctatctaaagtcagtactagtagaggcttcatagtcagtcagtagagttaatgtatttagtttcagttttattttggtaaaagcagagttttaatcttgtaaagttcagatttgtattgatcaagttcagaaaagttttatgttctcactgattttatacaaatttaagaattttattcaattgcttatgagttatcccagtagaagggttagcttggggtcacttgtgaccctaagcactatGTGATGTATCAGTACtcgattttggggcattacaacaaCCTGCTATGGGCATTggctaccatattttccttgcccaaatgatagtacaagctcatgtcataatcctttagcaattccatccagcgcctttgcctgagattcaattctttttgtgagaaaatatactataaactcttatggtcagtgaaaatatcaacatgcaccccttaaagataatgcctctagattttaagtgcaaacaccacagatgctaactccaagtcatgagtgggataattccactcatgcaccttcaactgcctagatgcataatccaccaccttaccgtgctgcataagtacacacccaagtcctacacgggatgcatcacaatacacaacaaaaccctctgtgcCTTCCGGAAGATTCAGAACAGGTGCTGTAGTCAATTTGTCTttgaacttctcaaaactattctcataggagtcagaccatacaaacttcacatttttctgggtcaacttagtaagtggagcagctatggaggaaaaGTTCTCTACAAATTTTCTGTAATatcctgccaaacccaagaagcttcgaatatcggttggagttgtgggtcagggccattttctcactgccttaaCCTTTGGGCATCTATTCTAATCccatcactagacacaatatgccccaagaaagtaaTATCACTTAGCCAGAATCCatatttggtgaattttgcatacaacttatgatctctgagagtttaaagaataatttagaggcgattggcatggtcctcctcactcttagaataaaccaagatgtcatcaatgaatactatgacaaacagatccgGAAACTGataaaagaccctattcattaggtccatgaaggctttaggggcgttagtcaacccgaaggacatgactgagaattcataatgaccgtatcTGGTTTgaaaagctgttttgggaatatctgactccctaaccttcaactgatgatatcccaaaTGAAGgactatctttgaaaaacatttatcaccctgaagctggtcaaaaagatcatcaatcctaggtaaaggatatttatttttaatcatgaccttatttaactggtGGTAATCTATACACTTACGAAGGGACCCATATTTTTTTAGcatgaagagtacaggtgcaccccaggaagaaacactaggatggataaagccTTTATAGAAGATCTGCtaactgctctttcaactctactagagccattctatatggaggaatagagatgggacgAGTATctagcaataaatcaataccaaaatctatcttcctatcaggtggtattcatgggagatcatctgaaaagacttctggaaactcatttaccaccgggATAAACGGAAAGGAAGGGCTTTTGgtattagaatccttaacccg is from Capsicum annuum cultivar UCD-10X-F1 chromosome 5, UCD10Xv1.1, whole genome shotgun sequence and encodes:
- the LOC107870172 gene encoding uncharacterized protein LOC107870172; protein product: MDMKFIIARKAALSNYMLCCRGICSSAALMKWMSKLFHLYLQRNNLVLSENWFDFDTFATMECVGCEKCRLWGKLQVLGLETALKILFSVDGVYRHDQHGIIVWARTSLSALASFSLRSNLNNAGDQI